The genomic segment AACGAAGTCCAAGTTGAAGTTGATGACGAAGATTATGATCCGGGGAAAGAGCTAATGTCATTGATACTTCAATCAAGTCGACAAATAGTTGAAGCATATCAAAGTAATAACGTGATGCGGCGAAGAAGAAGGTTCAtccaaagaaatcgtgaagccgGGCACGCGAGGCTCTTCAATGATTATTTCTCCACAAACCCGGTGTATCCAGATCAAATATTTCGAAGACGATTTCGCATGCGAAGAGAGTTATTCTTTCGAATAGTGAATTCACTTGAGGATCGTTCACCGTATTTTCAGCAAAGGGACGATGCTATGAGAAGAAAAGGCTTGTCACCACTACAAAAATGCACGACTGCAATTCGTCAATTGGCGTATGGAGTCCCGGCCGACCATCTTGACGAGTACCTACGCATAGGgttgtaaacgaaccaaaccgttcgtgagctattcgaagctcgattcgataaaagctcgtttgagctcgtttaatgaggctcattaagataaacaaaccaaactcaaactttacagtattcggctcgttatcttgtgaacatgttcgttggtaagttaatgagtaatcttttagatgaaaaaataatagttttgatatttgatttattgattttgcatattatttatgaaatatatagaaaaatctattaaatttatttattatattaaatttataaattttaataagaataatatatttttctttaaatatataatttactttttaattaatttaatgaaaatttaaatgtataattcatatttattaagattgtttaggctcgataaagacttgaataagctcgtgagtcatgcatatattcgttaaataaagctcgagctcggctcgattataaacgaaccaagctcaaacattcaagagtttggctcggctcgactcgattacatccctacctACGCATGGGTGAATCAACTGCCATCAAGTGTCTTTTCAAGTTCTGCGGATATGTGGTTGAACTATTTAGTGATCGATATTTGAGAAGGCCAAATGCTGATGATGTTCAACGTCTTCTTCAAATGCATGATGAAAGGCACGGGTTCCCTGGAATGTTGGGCAGTCTTGATTGCATGCACTGGGAATGGAAAAATTGCCCAGTTGCTTGGAAAGGCCAGTTTACAAGAGGCCATGGGTCACCGACAATCGTGCTTGAAGCGGTCGCGTCTCAAGACTTGTGGATATGACATGCATTCTTTGGTGTCGCCGGTTCACATAATGATCTTAACGTGTTGTACGAATATCTCATATTCAATAACGTCTTGCAAAGAAATGCACCAGAGATTAATTTTATGGTCAACGAGACTCAATATACGAAGGGGTATTATTTAACAGATGGAATATATTCGGAATGAGCCACTTTCGTTAAGCTTTTCCTTGCCCGGAGTATCCAAAGAGGAGGCTTTTTAAGGAAAAACAAGAGTCTGCAAGAAAAGATGTTGAACGAGCATTTGGGGTGCTCCAAGCTCGATGGGCAATTGTCAGAGGTCCAGCTCGTTATTGGTATAGAAAAAGgttaaaatatattatgttagCATGCATTATTTTACATAACATGATTGTCGAAGATGAGGGGGTTCACGTGACAAATTGGTACAACGATGAAGGTGACGAACCCGCACAACCCGTCCAGGGATCAAACCGAGGATTTCATGAATATCTCCGAACAAATTCCGAAATACGTGACACTCATTTGCATCACCAACTTCGTGCCAACTTAATTGAACATATTTGGtcacaatacaacaacaatCCTTGAATTAGTAGtttgcatcttctcttaagtttaatttattttcttttatttttatgcaagtgttatttattattatatgttgtaccgttttattttaggtttataataaatttttaattttaaataagtgacactcataaaattaaattattttatgtactaaatatataaaaacatattattattaatataaaataataataatttaaatttcttaaaaaatttgaaattgaatatatttaatttaaagtaaGAATAAGATGAATGAATGCACAGCGAGACCTACAAATAATGagtgtgaatgttaaaatgaatgtgaGAGAATAGATGTGTTAATGTAATGTGTATGTGGCATGTGGACCCTACGATTTTTGATGAGGTGGTAGGTGATATAACACCCACCAATGCGGGTGCTCTTAGGGCACCCACAATGGGGTGTTAAATGGTATAACACCCATTTAACACCTCTCTCCATTGTGAGTGGGCGCACTCACAGGAGAGAGGGTATGGGGCGTTCAATTATTTGAACGCCCCTGTgtcagtttattttttaaaaaaaattggacaatgagcgacggtttttgaaaaatagCGACGGCTTTTagaaaccgtcgctgatttgCTGACACGCGGGCCccattttttttgaattattttaattatattttatattttatgaacgcccttgtaatgcccgagatgtgattactgtaatctgaaattgattaattgacagaactGCAATCAATGAAGGTTTTAGGAGCTCGAGTGATGAAGCCGGGCGTAAGTGCATtcaagccaagatgttggacagaacatctggcacccgagcggtaggaaataaccgcccgagcgccaatgcaccataagAAGAGAATTCGGACAGAAAGtacggcgcccgagcggtagtttttgaccgcccgagcgccagtgtataacaagaaaatgtttcgggcagaacatgccgcgcccgagcggtaacttgcaaccgcccgagcgccgattGAAATGCTTGAAAACGAGACACGTTTCTCTATCATgcaatgtgtatatatatatatatatatacaagcttCAGCATTTGAGAATTAAGAAAAGGGACGAGAGAAAGCTACAGAAATCCTTACGcttttatatttcgatccgtccgttagattttgaatctgacttcgatacaatgttcctatcaacgcaggctacaactggacgtaagttttactacgttttgacatgtcttgaaattatgatattgtcagaattgaatggaattcatatatgatgttcttgacatgttagatatcatagaatcgaattcagattaagaaacagattgattatggaattgttgtGATTTTTTGAAGTTAACggactgagatatgatatcagattgtagtggtattgattatgaattgaggaAATTATTATCCGGTGATGTTGTATTaaccgggatatcgggattgtactgttatgccgatgatttgaattaaatccagattaattagatccagtattgaattgagaatggaacattgatattatgattctcgatatgtcgtttcagatttacagagaccgtcttgagttcagaactgatattgcttcagaccaagaccacaaacgaaaggtataagtcaatgtggtattgggacatcgactcaagtaggatgtacttgagttttcctaaatcacatactttactttactgcattgatatttgcattgatttgattgatgtacttgttctcttgaattatagatagcaggtaatagacgagtaatcttgtgacagaagtgcctgatagtggtgggatcgccacgggcacattgcacgatgtcacaagatagtatagGAATCTTGGGACggatgtgcctgatagtggcgggatcgccactggcacattgcacgatgtcacaagataagatattggcgatagggccacagtccatgacggttaggtcaggacactggatgtttggttatatcgacgtggatagaacttgagtcttttctattactgttggtcgatataggaataccacatctggaaaccgggatccctagactaggatcgagtctagtctgagtcgtggagtcacgagcattgtcgacagtttgatattgattatgtttctgattttgatacatattactgatatttgttacatgtttttatactgtttatatgattgcatgttcgttgatttatactgggattttattctcaccggagttatccggctgttgtcttatttgtatgtgtacatggcaacaggtgggacaagatcagggtccaggagatgaggagagatcgtgatagagtggagacttcagactttgatgtatatagagttttgacacttgatatttagatgttgaaccttagtttttactgatttgtagacggtacaggacttgtactttattttatactgagttgtatattagtttgatttcactatattccgcattttaaaaagaaaaaaatttatgaccctaattacttgattagtaaattgatcctgatgacgattaagaattaattagcgtccgggtccccacagcccCTCTTTCtggttattttttttaataaaattggacatattttaattatattttgcgACGAATTTccacaaaccgtcgctaaacgtTGTTTCCTTATTTAATGTTATTTAATGTATTGGTTTAAAGTAGCCGTTGGAATATAGCCGTTGGAAAGTAGCCGTTGCAAATTTCAATATACATAGACACCTTGTACTATACAATTCTTCATTCTACAAACATACCATTTGGCAAACACATACACTTGAATTTGTTTACTCCAAAATGTCTCAATATTCCAGTAGTTCAACATCTAGCTCGACAAGTGAAAACGAAGTCCAAGTTGAAGTTGATGACGAAGATTATGATCCGGGGAAAGAGCTAATGTCATTGATACTTCAACAAAGTCTACAAATAGTTGAAGCATATCAAAGTAATAACGTGATGCGGCGAAGAAGAAGGTTCAtccaaagaaatcgtgaagccgGGCATGCGAGACTCTTCAATGATTATTTCTCCACAAACTCGGTGTATCCAGATCAAATATTTCGAAGACGATTTCGCATGAGAAGAGAGTTATTCTTTCGAATAGTGAATGAACTTGAGGATCGTTCACCGTATTTTCAGCGAAGGGACGATGCTGCGAGAAGAAAAGGCTTGTCACCACTACAAAAATGCACGTCTGCAAGTCATCAATTGGCGTATGGAGTCCCGGCCGACCATCTTGACGAGTACCTACGCATGGGTGAATCAACTGCCATCAAGTGTCTTTTCAAGTTCTGCGGATATGTGGTTGAACTATTTAGTGATCGATATTTGAGAAGGCCAAATGCTGATGATGTTCAACGTCttcttcaaatgcatgaagaaaGGCACGGGTTCCCTGGAATGTTGGGCAGTCTTGATTGCATGGATTGGGAATGGAAAAATTGCCCAGTTGCTTGGAAAGGCCAGTTTACAAGAGGCCATGGGTCACCGACAATCGTGCTTGAAGCGGTCACGTCTCAAGACTTGTGGATATGGCATACATTCTTTGGTGTCGTCGGTTCACGTAATAATCTTAACGTGTTGTACGAATCTCCCATATTCAATAACGTCTTGCAAGGAAATGCACCAGAAATTAATTTCATGGTCAACGAGACTCAATATACGAAGGGATATTATTTAACAGATAAAATATATCCGGAATGGGCCACTTTCGTTAAGGCTTTTCCTTGCCCGGAGTATCCAAAGAGGAGGCTTTTTAAGGAAAAACAAGAGTCTGCAAGAAAAGATGTTGAACGAGCATTTGGGGTGCTCCAAGCTCGATGGGCAATTGTCAGAAGTCCAGCTCGTTATTGGTACAGAAAAAAgttaaaatatattatgttagCATGCATTATTTTACATAACATGATTGTCGAAGATGAGGGGGTTCACGTGACAAATTGGTACAACGATGAAGGTGACGAACCTGCACAACCCGTCCAGGGCTCAAACCGAGGATTTCATGAATATCTCCGAACAAATTCCGAAATACGTGACACTCATTTGCATCACCAACTTCGTGCCGACTTAGTTGAACATATTTGGtcacaatacaacaacaatCCTTGAATTAGTATTTTTCATCTTCTCttaagtttaatttattttcttttatttttatgcaagtgttatttattattatatgttgtaccgttttattttaggtttataataaatttttaattttaaataagtgacactcataaaattaattattttacgtactaaatatataaaaacatattattattaatataaaataataataatttaaatttcttaaaaaatttgaaattgaatttatttaatttaaagtaaaaataagatgaatgagtggacaacgggacctacaaataatgagtgtgaatgttaaaatgaatgtgggagAATATATGTGCTAATGTAATGTGTATGTGGCATGTGGACCCTATGATTTTTGATGAGGTGGTGGATGTTGCTCTTATCTGAAGCTAAAGAAAAAAACAATATATGATTTAACTTTTACGGTGCGTTTGCAGGGTGATTAGgtgagttaattttttttatccacTTAATCACATGTATAGTAAAGGTGATTATTTAATCAATAATATCCCTcttatgaatgattaggttatattaggtgtgataaaataatcactcctCACCCCCTAAGATTATTTATCCATCTCTTAATACAtactattttttcaattttaccatTTTCTTAAATTCAAACTCACCACCATTTCCCTACACCGACCGCCGCCGCCGTCACCACCGACCACCGCCAACCGTTGTTGCCCGCCGCCTCCCGCCGACCGCAGCCACCGCCGTCGCTTCCGGCCGGCCAACCACCGTCGACCACCGTCGCCGCCGCCGAccaccgccgccgccgccgaccACCGCCACAAAACTGGAAGGGTAATTTTGtcaatttatcaaaaaattattatttatctcattattaataataaatatgatattattttatctttatctatttcaataattttttatcatttttttaattattttattttcctatcaaacgtaattttaatataattttatctatCTCGAACCAAATaatgaataataaaataataaatattaaatgaaataCATATATCTTATATCGAAGAAATGCGCCACGATTTTCTCTGGGAAGAATCTCTGACAATGAGGTGCGGCTTGTCATTTAGATTTGGAGAATCTCGAATCCGAACTCATCAAGAttcaatttttgtccaaatcacTACTTCAAAAATAATTTGGGATTCGAGAAATCCCGAACCTAAACTTGTTATTGCATGGTACTCTTTGCTTTGTGACATAAgacaaataatataaaaataagtaatatttttaataataaaatatataaaaaagatagttaatataatatttgttttgattaattaatttaattaaatttgagataatttGATATTAACgttttgttattttgaaaatatttataatattatttattaaagttaATATTGTAATTTCAATTCAATGATTGATGTGAAATAACTGATTGATATAAGATAAATGATTgttagataaataaataatatgatttAGCAAACACGagattaaattatataaaaatatgaaaaaatataaataaataatatagcaAACCAAACGATACATAACTAttgttattaattataatattaatattattatggagGTGTGTCGGAAGATTGATAtaatatcatcgtattcgttaTGAACTATTTTGAGgatttaggaaaaaaaattgaactcgaacccgaacccgaacccgaaaattaATCACCAAATGGGTATGGTTTCGGAGGGGACCCTAACCCCGAGAAAAATTATAATCCCCAAGTTTAAGATTTTTTGAAAAACGATGTTaatgatttaatatttttagtaaGACGCGCCAAAAACATATCCCGCTTTTAGGGCATCCGCATCCGTTGGAATTAATCCATGTTAATAACTCTCCATCTCATCAAAAATGATGGAGTCCACGAGCCacatattcattacattaacacttgcccattattaacacacacccacattcatttaatttcaactttcattatttatgggtcccactgtccacttactcattttttttatttttaatatttcaatatctttctaatatttttaaaattttacaacaaatattactaaaaataaatagtattattattttaaaaataacttaattccaatattcattaaaatattattaagaaatgaaaaaaaagttggactcttttatttaaaatattattcaacacaatctctttaaaaaaaacataaaatacaaagaaaacgAATTACGATAATCGAATATAGCCGTTGGTGCATAATTTTGCCGTTTGAAAATAGCCGTTGGtgataattagcgacggttgaaaaaccgtcgcacatAGCGACGAgtgttaaaaaaccgtcgcaaataacgacctttttttttaaaaaaacagacGCTTTTCACTTTGCGACGGTttacgaaaaaccgtcgcaaagttGCGATGATttacgaaaaaccgtcgcaaatttcgaaataacgCCGTTCATTCTGATGAATTTCTTGGCTGACATGCTTGCGCCCACATTGGTGGACGAAAATTAATGGGTATTATTAACACCCATTAATCAACCAATGTGGGTGGGTGCCCTTACAACTTCCGCCTGGTAGATAATCAAAGTGCCGAGAATCATTGTCAGACGAAAACAAAACTAGTAGAAAATTCCAGAGGAATTCTGAAGAAATGGGGAAGGCTCGGAATTACTGGCTGCTGAAGACGGAGCCTGGCGAGTGGTCATGGGATGACCAAGCTGCCAACGGAGGCTTGTCGAAGTGGGACGGAGTGAAGAACCGGCAAGCGCAGAAGAACATGAACAGCATGAGGTTGGGGGACCTGTGTTTCTTCTACCATTCCGGCGCCAAGTCACGTCGCGTGGTGGGGGTGGTCTCTGTGGTGCGCGAGTGGTACGAGGACGACGATGGCGGCGGCGCTGTGGATGTGAAGATGGTGGGGGAGATGAATACGGCGGTGGGCTTGGCAGAGATGAAGAGGGACTTGAAAGGGATGGAATTCGGTATGTTCAGGCAGCCCAGATTGTCAGTTGTGCCGGTGGAGAAAGCCGTTTGGGATAAAGTCTGTGAGATGGGCGGAGGGTACGAGGCCGATGGCCGAGGATAGTAGTGTTGCGTTGAAGGTGTTTGTTGTTTTGCCCCAGAGGGATTAGTGTGTCGAAATAGTCGTCGATGGGAATTTGTAAAGCTGGTTTTTTTTGCCTCCATTCGATCTTACAACGACGGCACTGTAATTATTAATGAATGTTTTATAAACTTCTGTATTCATATGCCTAATTTTGATTTGTTAAAGTTCAAAATCTTTAATTTAATCTCTACAAATTGCACTCAAATTCATGGATACTAAAATAATGTTTGTTTTTGGAGCTCGAAATCAACAAACAAAAATAAGAGTAGAACTCAGTCCTCTCGTTAAACTTCTGCTATTGGACCATGTTTTGAGCTCCTCCAACGCTACTAGAGAAGTGAATGAACGGAGTATTGGTCTTGAGGGACCATCTTCTTTGGAGCACCAGTCAAAGCCCAACAGAGTTTGGCCCAACACTTATCCATGCAGCAAATTATGACGAAAAAGAAGATGGT from the Primulina tabacum isolate GXHZ01 chromosome 8, ASM2559414v2, whole genome shotgun sequence genome contains:
- the LOC142554752 gene encoding protein ANTAGONIST OF LIKE HETEROCHROMATIN PROTEIN 1-like; amino-acid sequence: MRRELFFRIVNELEDRSPYFQRRDDAARRKGLSPLQKCTSASHQLAYGVPADHLDEYLRMGESTAIKCLFKFCGYVVELFSDRYLRRPNADDVQRLLQMHEERHGFPGMLGSLDCMDWEWKNCPVAWKGQFTRGHGSPTIVLEAVTSQDLWIWHTFFGVVGSRNNLNVLYESPIFNNVLQGNAPEINFMVNETQYTKGYYLTDKIYPEWATFVKAFPCPEYPKRRLFKEKQESARKDVERAFGVLQARWAIVRSPARYWYRKKLKYIMLACIILHNMIVEDEGVHVTNWYNDEGDEPAQPVQGSNRGFHEYLRTNSEIRDTHLHHQLRADLVEHIWSQYNNNP
- the LOC142552529 gene encoding uncharacterized protein LOC142552529: MGKARNYWLLKTEPGEWSWDDQAANGGLSKWDGVKNRQAQKNMNSMRLGDLCFFYHSGAKSRRVVGVVSVVREWYEDDDGGGAVDVKMVGEMNTAVGLAEMKRDLKGMEFGMFRQPRLSVVPVEKAVWDKVCEMGGGYEADGRG